One window of Aerococcus tenax genomic DNA carries:
- a CDS encoding 3-hydroxyacyl-CoA dehydrogenase family protein, with protein sequence MSEIKTIGVIGAGSMGAGIANVFASNGYQVILRDIEDKFVQGGIDRISKFLDGSVKRGKLDEAGKEEVLGRITGTTDLKDFKDVDFVVEAVLEKMELKQEVFKEVEGIVRDDIVLATNTSSLSITEIASALEDPSRFAGMHFFNPPQVMKLVEIIYGYETSDETVAVVREVAESIGKETVTVHKDSPGFIVNRIMIPQMIEAIKVLEEGIATPEDIDKAMRYGLNHPMGSFELQDYAGVDIGYYVMEYFEQEYGDPRWTPPVTMKNMMRAGRFGKKAGKGFYDYDEDGNQLPSEQAKNQEKLQGK encoded by the coding sequence ATGTCAGAGATCAAAACAATTGGCGTGATTGGGGCAGGTTCCATGGGGGCAGGGATTGCCAACGTGTTTGCCTCTAACGGTTACCAGGTGATCTTAAGAGATATTGAAGACAAGTTCGTCCAAGGGGGGATAGACCGGATTAGTAAATTTCTCGACGGCAGTGTCAAACGGGGGAAATTAGATGAAGCCGGCAAGGAAGAAGTCCTCGGCCGGATCACCGGAACCACTGACCTCAAGGACTTCAAAGATGTGGACTTTGTGGTTGAAGCCGTTCTAGAAAAAATGGAGCTCAAACAAGAAGTCTTTAAAGAAGTGGAAGGCATTGTCCGTGATGATATTGTCCTGGCGACCAATACCTCTTCTTTATCCATTACCGAAATTGCTAGTGCCTTAGAAGATCCTAGTCGTTTCGCGGGGATGCACTTCTTCAACCCACCACAAGTGATGAAGTTAGTTGAAATTATCTATGGCTATGAAACCAGTGATGAGACGGTGGCCGTGGTTAGAGAAGTTGCTGAAAGTATCGGTAAAGAAACCGTGACCGTTCATAAAGACTCCCCCGGTTTCATCGTTAACCGGATCATGATTCCACAAATGATTGAGGCCATTAAGGTGCTCGAAGAAGGCATTGCCACCCCAGAAGACATTGACAAGGCCATGCGTTACGGCTTGAACCACCCCATGGGGTCATTTGAACTCCAAGACTATGCCGGTGTCGATATTGGTTACTATGTCATGGAATACTTCGAACAAGAGTATGGTGACCCTCGTTGGACCCCACCAGTAACCATGAAGAATATGATGCGGGCTGGCCGTTTCGGTAAGAAGGCAGGCAAGGGCTTCTACGACTACGATGAAGATGGTAACCAACTTCCTTCTGAACAAGCCAAAAACCAAGAAAAATTACAGGGGAAATAG
- a CDS encoding LysR family transcriptional regulator, with the protein MNLDHLIYFVYVARYLSISRASEILNVDSSTISKAITKLEENIGVSLIVRRGRRLELSRLGKIYYRYATRALAELGKAEEEIKSIANLTQGSLFIGSISSLIPVYLPQLLKQFYRKYPAVHVHLAEYHSSTILELIDNGDLSLGFCGFYNKEEINLKNVDYFKLFQEDFALAVHPNHDFSKRASVSFEDLKHEHVINYETHSDFCEILSEAYLHQTFAENTRSNFYVKDETSILGLVAARIGVAFIPAHLDLSSYQVVKIPLKDLYLSRDIYLIWNSSVLELDVIQKFREVVLSMNRSLVSDLRKNKS; encoded by the coding sequence ATGAATTTAGACCATCTCATTTATTTTGTTTATGTTGCTAGATATCTAAGTATCAGTCGGGCATCAGAAATATTAAATGTTGATAGTTCCACTATCAGTAAAGCTATTACTAAACTCGAGGAAAATATAGGGGTTTCTTTGATCGTTCGTAGAGGTAGACGACTTGAACTCAGTCGCTTAGGTAAAATTTACTATAGATATGCAACTAGGGCATTAGCTGAATTGGGTAAGGCTGAAGAAGAGATAAAAAGTATTGCTAATTTGACTCAAGGAAGTTTATTCATAGGAAGTATTTCTTCACTCATACCAGTTTATTTACCTCAACTACTCAAGCAGTTTTATCGAAAGTATCCTGCTGTTCATGTTCACTTGGCTGAATATCATTCGTCAACTATATTAGAATTAATTGATAATGGTGATTTATCACTAGGCTTTTGTGGTTTCTATAATAAAGAAGAAATTAATTTAAAGAATGTGGATTATTTTAAATTATTTCAAGAAGATTTCGCACTAGCTGTACATCCTAATCATGATTTTTCTAAACGAGCAAGTGTTAGTTTTGAAGACTTAAAGCATGAACATGTGATTAACTATGAGACTCATTCTGACTTTTGTGAAATTCTCAGTGAAGCTTATCTTCACCAAACTTTCGCTGAAAATACTCGGTCAAATTTTTATGTTAAAGATGAAACCAGTATTTTAGGTTTGGTTGCGGCAAGAATTGGCGTGGCATTTATTCCGGCTCATCTTGATCTTTCTTCATATCAAGTAGTAAAAATTCCATTAAAAGATCTTTATTTATCGCGAGATATTTATCTCATTTGGAATAGTTCAGTACTTGAATTAGATGTCATTCAGAAATTTAGAGAAGTTGTTCTTTCAATGAATCGTAGTCTTGTATCTGATTTAAGAAAAAATAAGTCCTAG
- a CDS encoding NAD(P)H-dependent flavin oxidoreductase, whose product MTNRIVEILEIDYPIIQGPMALISESSLAAAVSNAGGLGSLCASLPNDHDYEIKETKKLTDKPFALNVFLPDEDFPESNSAYDLVDLAFSLGVKNYICVGRKPAPKFMQSIKDRGGVIIYREPEPTVEGAKAAEAAGADIIVATSFDEGGGIPYQEYGSFSIIPLIVDAVDVPVMAAGSIFDSRTINAAFALGAEGVYVGSRFLIASESKVHPKAKEAIIKAKSTDLVNIDMIPSVYRSVPTKLAVKAAELTANGGSKEEVAQLLDYNWEAIKRGMIDGDLDNGIVSVSLAVDQLQTVEDAATIIQNMFQSVNY is encoded by the coding sequence ATGACTAATCGTATAGTAGAGATTTTAGAGATTGACTATCCCATTATCCAAGGTCCTATGGCCTTAATCTCAGAATCAAGTTTAGCGGCTGCCGTATCGAATGCTGGAGGGTTAGGATCCTTATGTGCATCACTACCCAATGACCATGATTATGAGATTAAAGAGACCAAAAAACTAACCGATAAACCCTTTGCCCTAAATGTCTTCCTACCTGACGAGGACTTTCCTGAAAGTAATTCAGCCTATGACCTAGTCGACCTCGCCTTTTCTTTAGGGGTTAAAAATTATATCTGTGTGGGAAGAAAGCCCGCTCCAAAGTTCATGCAATCTATTAAAGACCGTGGTGGAGTTATTATTTATCGAGAACCTGAACCTACCGTAGAGGGCGCTAAGGCAGCGGAAGCCGCAGGTGCAGATATTATAGTAGCAACAAGTTTTGATGAAGGTGGAGGTATTCCTTACCAAGAATATGGTTCTTTTTCAATCATTCCTCTGATTGTTGATGCCGTCGATGTGCCAGTTATGGCGGCTGGTTCTATCTTTGATAGTCGTACAATCAACGCAGCCTTTGCCTTAGGAGCAGAAGGTGTCTACGTTGGATCACGCTTCCTTATTGCTAGTGAATCTAAGGTCCATCCTAAAGCTAAAGAAGCTATCATTAAGGCGAAATCAACTGACTTAGTCAATATAGACATGATTCCGTCCGTGTATCGTTCGGTACCGACTAAATTAGCCGTAAAAGCTGCTGAATTAACCGCTAATGGTGGAAGTAAGGAAGAAGTTGCTCAATTACTAGACTACAACTGGGAAGCTATTAAACGAGGTATGATTGATGGCGACTTAGACAACGGCATTGTCAGCGTCAGTCTAGCTGTTGACCAGTTACAAACAGTCGAAGATGCTGCAACTATTATTCAAAACATGTTTCAATCAGTTAATTATTAA
- the jag gene encoding RNA-binding cell elongation regulator Jag/EloR codes for MKLETYQGASVEEAIAVAKEGLQVSDIPMEDVKVLQEPKKGFFGFGSQPAIIQVSLADDEPSVDEIVAEVAVEAETVTDPAADTEPATSEVVEEAAVVEALDDSQSAASQATSESSSDSAELEPVESQSEPASEVASAPVADDYAETDSQSQDADYEEDEEEVEDSSYPFDWGVEDVAHYLIDVMEAYLVDVTIDVEDMDDLIIFHINTDKPGLVIGKHGKIINSLETLAQILTHSHVRKRVAVEVNVGDYRERREQTLEKLAERTADQVTVEREDVTLSPLPARERKIIHRCLSKYSHIKTQSQGRDPHRYMVVSYKD; via the coding sequence AGAAACTTATCAAGGCGCCAGCGTTGAAGAGGCGATCGCAGTAGCTAAAGAAGGGCTCCAAGTCAGTGACATCCCGATGGAAGATGTCAAAGTCCTCCAAGAGCCTAAAAAAGGTTTCTTTGGTTTTGGTAGCCAACCAGCCATTATTCAAGTCAGCCTAGCGGATGATGAACCCAGTGTTGATGAGATTGTGGCTGAAGTCGCTGTTGAAGCAGAAACAGTCACTGACCCAGCAGCTGATACAGAGCCGGCCACGAGTGAAGTGGTCGAAGAAGCGGCTGTGGTTGAAGCGCTCGATGATAGCCAAAGTGCTGCCAGCCAAGCGACTAGTGAATCAAGCAGTGACAGCGCTGAATTAGAGCCAGTGGAAAGTCAAAGTGAGCCAGCCAGCGAAGTCGCTAGTGCTCCAGTAGCCGATGACTACGCAGAAACTGACAGCCAGTCCCAAGACGCAGACTATGAAGAAGATGAGGAAGAAGTAGAAGACTCTTCTTATCCTTTCGACTGGGGCGTTGAAGATGTGGCCCACTACCTCATCGATGTCATGGAAGCCTACCTGGTGGATGTGACTATTGATGTTGAAGATATGGATGACTTAATTATCTTCCATATTAATACGGATAAACCGGGCTTAGTGATTGGTAAGCATGGTAAGATTATCAATTCTTTAGAAACCCTGGCTCAGATTCTCACCCATTCCCATGTCCGTAAACGCGTCGCTGTTGAAGTGAATGTGGGTGACTACCGGGAACGTCGTGAGCAAACCTTGGAAAAATTGGCGGAAAGAACCGCTGACCAAGTGACCGTGGAACGTGAAGATGTCACCTTGAGTCCCTTGCCAGCGCGTGAACGGAAGATTATTCATCGCTGCCTATCCAAATACAGTCATATTAAAACCCAGTCCCAAGGCCGCGATCCTCATCGCTATATGGTCGTATCCTATAAGGACTAG